From the Capnocytophaga sp. oral taxon 878 genome, the window AGACATTAGACAAGAGTATAGTGTAAGGCGTATGGATAGAACACGTATCCCTGCACTGAATATGGAGCTCACAACCCATACTCTTGATATGTACTGGGAACATAGTTACAACCACTGGAAAAGTACTATAGGAGGTAGTTTAAACAAGCAAGATAACTACAACCAACCAGGCACTGGAGTAGTACCTGTAATTCCGAATTACGCTTCCTTAAGCTATGGGGCATTTGCTATTCAAAAGTACGAAAAGAATATTTTACTTTTGGAAGCTGGTTTACGTTATGATTACAAATACCTAAATGCTGATGGTTATGATATGTACTCTGCAAGATATGGTGGTGAGCACTACTTTCACAACCTCACTTATAGTTTAGGAACTGCCTTGCCTCTGATGAGCAAATATAACAATGATTTGCGTATAAAAACGAATATAGGAATTGCTTGGCGCGCTCCTCACGTAAATGAGTTGTATAGTAGTGGACTACATCACGGTGCTGGTACTTACGATTTGGGAGATGAAAAACTCAAAGCTGAAACAGGTGCTAAATGGGTTGTATCGCTTAACTATGACAGAGATAGTAAACCCAAATGTCGGGTAAATCTTGATCTTTATGCACAGCTTATTAAGAACTACATTTATGATTACCCAACAGGAGAAACACGCACCTTATTTTCGGGAGTATACCCTATTTTTCAGTATACCCAAGCTGATGCATTTTTCCGAGGGGCTGACTTAAATGCGAGTTTGCAGCTACACAATAATTTTAACTATCAGCTAAAAGGTTCGGTAGTGCTGGCAAATGAACTACATACGAAGCGTTACTTCCCGTTCATTCCTGCACCTCGTGTAAGTCAGCAGTTGGAATATAAGGTAGCTCCTAAAAGGTTTTTCAATAACATCCTGCTAAGTATAGGACATACTTTTGTAGCTAAGCAAACTCGTTTTGAGCCTTCACAAGAGTTAGTACCTACTACTCCTAATGCATATCATCTTTTTGAGGGAAGTATAGGAGTTACTTTACCCATACATAAACAGCAAACTCTTACCATAAAGCTTTCTGCTGAAAACCTTTTCAATACCGAATATAAAGAATATACCAATAGGTTTAGGTATTATGCCCACGATTTGGGTAGGAATATATTCGTAAGAGTAAATTACAATTTTTAAAACTATCAAAAAAATGAAGAAAATATCATATTTATTCACTATTATTACAGGAATATTTTTTACTATTTTTCTATTTTCTTGTTCTAAAGAAGGTAAGAATGACATTGATGCCACTATAGCTGATCCTAAGATAGAAAACATAGAATTAGGAGAGAAAAATTCTAAAATAGGAGAAATAGGAGAGGAACTGCATTTAGAAGCAACTCTTACTGTAGAAGGAAATATTGAAGAAGTAAAATTAGAAATCACTTATCAAGGAAATGAGTCTTCTAGTTTTAATGTAAAAGAAACTTTTCCTAATCTTAAAGGCTTGAAAGGAGGTAATATTCATAAACATTTTGATATTCCAACAGATGCCAAAGAAGGAAATTATAATTTTTCACTGAGTATTACTGACCAAAAAGGAAAAAGAGTTGAGATAAAAGAAATACTTAAATTGGAAAAGAAGTATAATTTCAGTGAAAATGAAGCTTTATCCTTTAGCATTCTACAATTAGGTGTGTTAAATAAAAGTATCGGAATGAAAAAAGACGATTTTGTAGCATTACTGACCTCTCACAATATCAGTTATGAGTGGACAGATGATTTTGAGCCACAATTAATATATTATGCAGAAAAAGAAATGGAAGCCTTTAAAAAATATAAAGTAACTGTTTCTTTCGAGGATATTTTTGATTTAGATCTTCGCCCTTATCAAAGATACAAAGGGGTAGGAAGTATTATAGTAGTGCCTGTAGATAATGCTAATGAAAGCTTACAAAGTAAGAATGTAGTGGAAAACATTACTTTTTTAGATAAGTACATTAGCTCTTTTGCTAACAAAGCTTATAGATATAGAAGATTTAATGATGATAAAAACTATGATTATGCTCAATTTACAAAAGAGCAATTTTATCATTCTTTAACCAAAGAAGAGTTAGGAAGTGCAACAATATATTGGAATAATAATCCTAATGCTTTAGCAGAAAATAGCAGTAAGGCTAAAAATACTCCTAAAATCACTCTTAACTACGAACACGAAACACAAACCTATAATATTTCCTTAGAATTTAATCGTCCTGAAGATTTTCATAAATATTTGAAGAATAACTAATAATAGATTACTAAAATGAAAAAAATTACATACACTTTCAAAGCTATATTTGTTTTTATAGCATTAACAATTATTTTTACTGCTTGTAGTAAAGAACCTATTGCCCCTACTGATGAAAGAAAAGGTAAAGGACATGAAGACCCTGCCAAAGTAGAGTTCATTATTAGAAAAGGACACTTGCATGACAAAATGTTTCATGCCGACCCTATAAGTGCTATCAATCCTGTACAAAAATTCTTTTTTGAATTAGATAATGTAAGTAAAAACTGGGTACGAAAAAATGAATCTGGCAAAATCCTTACAGAAAGTGACCCTGTATTAATGATAGAAAATAGTGGTAAAACTGTTTATGCTTTAGAGATTATTTATTATAATCATAAAGGAGAGAGAATGAATAGTGAATTTACAACTTCCGAAATGCTACCTATCCACCAACATTTCTTTGAAGTAAATAGCTATATAAATACAAAGAACAATGAAACAGTAACCCAAACCGATGATCTTTGGAGCTATGAATATAGAGACACTGACCCTGAAGACATTATGATAAATCAATTTATAGACCCTACTAATTCTCCAAGAAGGTCTGCTCTTACAGATAACCCATTAGGCCTTAAAGGTTATTTTTCTCCTAAAAAAGCCTATGTAAAATTCAATTTACAGATCACTCTATTTCATGTTACTAAAGGTACAAAATATATAAATGATATAAAATCTAAAGGATTTTATCCTTTTAATAAAGTTGGTGATGAATTAGAAGCAAGAAGCTCTACTGACTTTTCTCAAAAAGTACCTATATACATATTTACAACACTTCCTGATGGTAGTGAAGCTGAAACAATGCGATATTACAGCGATATAGCTAGACAATATAACATAACAGAAGAAGAAGCTAAGCGTTTAATAAAAGAGGAGAAACGAAATCAAGAAAACGAAAGTTTTTGGATGTAGTTTTACTTTAGAATTCTAGTTTCAAATGAACAAATTTAGTAATTTAGTAAATTGGGGAGGGTAAACTCAGATCCTTTTGGAAAGTCTCAAACAGATTTTTCTATTTAAGTATAGATTAATATTTTCTATGCTTTACTAATGATACTTTTACAGATTTGTGATTTTATAAAAAACTAAACAAAGAAGTGGTTGCAAGCAAATGCTTGGCTGCCACTTCTTTTTAGTTAAATATTTTTACCACTTTGTCTTATAAGTAAGTGTTAGGCCAAACTGGGAACTGGTAAGCGGATCTGTATAAATAAAAGGCTCTAAAGTAAGTCTCTCATCTACATTAAACTGCTTTAAGTGGGCATCTACATTAGCTTCAATCACTGTTAGAGCATATAAACCTACACCTACTAGTATTGATAGCTCTTTATAACGCCTATAAAACTGTATACCACGTCTCAAACCATCAGTACTAACTCTAGGTTGTCCATTAGATTGGTTACCGTAAAATTCATCATCTGTATATCCCTGCTGCCTGTGTTTATAGGCATTTAGATAACGATCATAGTAATTTGAATTACGAATATAAAAATAGATAGGAGTGCCTATAGCTGCATATACAAAAGGTACCTTCCAATAACTCTTATTATATATTTGTCCTAAACCTGGCAATACTGCCGAATAAAAAGCAGCTTTAGCAGGCGATAGCGGATCAGTATTCCATGTAATGCTTTTCACATTATTGCGCATAGCAGCTATTTGCACCGAGTCACTAGGCACTTCAAGTTTTTCTCCTTTATTGGTTTGTGCCTGCAAAATCCCCATACAGCCAAAAAGCGCTATTATAAAAACAATATGTTTATTCATTATATGTACGTAAGAGTTGTTGAATTCGTTTAAAATCTTCTTCTGAAGTAAAAGGAATTGTAAGGCTTCCTTTACCATCTTTACTCATTTTCACTCCTACCTTAGCACCAAAAAATTTACTGATAGCTCCTACATTTTCACGTATATAGGTAGGCAAATCTGTCTTTACTACACTCTTAGGTATTTGTATACTCACTATATTATCAGTAAGTTGCTCAGGGTTTTGCATGCGGCGTACCAACTCTTCCGTATCGCGTACTGATAGATTTTCAGCTACAATACGTTGGTATATTTCAGCTTGCTGGTCAGCATCTTCAATAGCAATAATAGCTCTACCATGTCCCATTGTAATGAAGCCATCACGTATACCTGTTTGCACTATAGGGGCTAACTTCAGTAATCGCAAGTAATTAGTAATTGTAGAGCGTTTTTTGCCTACACGTTTACTCATTTGGTCTTGAGTAAGGTTTACTTGTTCAATAAGCTGTTGGTATGAAAGAGCTATTTCTATAGGATCTAAGTCTTGTCGCTGAATATTCTCTACCAATGCCATTGTAAGCGACTCGTTATCATCAGCTATACGTATATAAGCAGGTATAGTTTTCAATCCTGCCAATCTAGATGCACGAAAACGACGTTCGCCCGAAATGAGTTGATATTTATTCTTTCCTTCCAGCTTGCGTACAGTAATAGGCTGTACTACCCCTAATTCTTCAATAGAAGATGCCAAGCCTTGCAGCTCTTCTTCATTGAATGAAGTACGGGGCTGAAAAGGGTTCACTTCTATCAGGTCAAGTTCCAACTCAATAATATTCCCCACTATCTTATCAGCATTCTTATCTTCTATAGAATTGATTGCCAATTCAGGACTATTACCAAAAATAACATCTAAGCCTCTTCCTAATGATTGTTTTTTTAAAGGTTTCGCCATTTATGTTGTTCTGTTTTTATCAATAATTTCTTGCGCCAAACTAATATGGTTTGTAGCTCCTTTGCTAGTAGCATCATAGTTAATGATTGTTTCACCAAAGCTCGGTGCCTCACTCAAGCGCACATTACGCTGAATGATAGTCTTAAACACCATATTGCTAAAATGCTTTTGTACCTCCTCTACTACTTGGTTTGATAGGCGCAAGCGGGCATCATACATAGTAAGTAGCAAGCCTTCAATATCCAAATTAGGATTAAAAGCTTTCTGCACACTCTTAATAGTATTAAGTAATTTACCCAAACCTTCCAAAGCAAAGTATTCACACTGTATAGGCACTATTACCGAGTTTGCAGCAGTAAGAGCATTTAGGGTAATAAGTCCTAATGAAGGCGCGCAGTCTATCAAAATATAGTCGTATTGGTCTTTAATAGGGGCTAAGGCCTTTTTAAGCATAAATTCACGCTGTTCCTTAT encodes:
- a CDS encoding ParA family protein, translating into MGKIIAIANQKGGVGKTTTSVNLAASLGVLEKKVLLIDADPQANATSGLGINVDSIEHGTYELLEHTMEAKNMIIHTSSPNLDLIAAHINLVAIEIELVDKEQREFMLKKALAPIKDQYDYILIDCAPSLGLITLNALTAANSVIVPIQCEYFALEGLGKLLNTIKSVQKAFNPNLDIEGLLLTMYDARLRLSNQVVEEVQKHFSNMVFKTIIQRNVRLSEAPSFGETIINYDATSKGATNHISLAQEIIDKNRTT
- a CDS encoding DUF5683 domain-containing protein produces the protein MNKHIVFIIALFGCMGILQAQTNKGEKLEVPSDSVQIAAMRNNVKSITWNTDPLSPAKAAFYSAVLPGLGQIYNKSYWKVPFVYAAIGTPIYFYIRNSNYYDRYLNAYKHRQQGYTDDEFYGNQSNGQPRVSTDGLRRGIQFYRRYKELSILVGVGLYALTVIEANVDAHLKQFNVDERLTLEPFIYTDPLTSSQFGLTLTYKTKW
- a CDS encoding TonB-dependent receptor plug domain-containing protein, translating into MQKILYLLLLGCAFGYGQETLQLRVEEGSHLPLAGAVVHFIGKHYLTDVEGKISIPKVNKGKYPIKVSYLGFQDYEATISIPASKPYVVVMKEKATELEETVIISKYIHAYNPVKTVAVIGKNKIQENSGNELAKVLSNAAGVSMIQTGATIAKPVIHGLHSNRILILNNEVRQEGQQWGADHAPEIDPTVADQITVVKGAEAVRYGADALGGIIIISPNKLPYGDGLHGELTPSFTTNGRKLATSLKLESSVPKLHEWAWRVQGTVKRSGDISTANYLLNNTAAREANFSVATGVQKDKGTAEVFYSRYENESSVFYGSHIGNLDDLLARFEIGKPLTTYPFSYNINAPKQKVIHHLLKGKAFYLLPFGGKLTAQYAFQKDIRQEYSVRRMDRTRIPALNMELTTHTLDMYWEHSYNHWKSTIGGSLNKQDNYNQPGTGVVPVIPNYASLSYGAFAIQKYEKNILLLEAGLRYDYKYLNADGYDMYSARYGGEHYFHNLTYSLGTALPLMSKYNNDLRIKTNIGIAWRAPHVNELYSSGLHHGAGTYDLGDEKLKAETGAKWVVSLNYDRDSKPKCRVNLDLYAQLIKNYIYDYPTGETRTLFSGVYPIFQYTQADAFFRGADLNASLQLHNNFNYQLKGSVVLANELHTKRYFPFIPAPRVSQQLEYKVAPKRFFNNILLSIGHTFVAKQTRFEPSQELVPTTPNAYHLFEGSIGVTLPIHKQQTLTIKLSAENLFNTEYKEYTNRFRYYAHDLGRNIFVRVNYNF
- a CDS encoding DUF4625 domain-containing protein; this translates as MKKISYLFTIITGIFFTIFLFSCSKEGKNDIDATIADPKIENIELGEKNSKIGEIGEELHLEATLTVEGNIEEVKLEITYQGNESSSFNVKETFPNLKGLKGGNIHKHFDIPTDAKEGNYNFSLSITDQKGKRVEIKEILKLEKKYNFSENEALSFSILQLGVLNKSIGMKKDDFVALLTSHNISYEWTDDFEPQLIYYAEKEMEAFKKYKVTVSFEDIFDLDLRPYQRYKGVGSIIVVPVDNANESLQSKNVVENITFLDKYISSFANKAYRYRRFNDDKNYDYAQFTKEQFYHSLTKEELGSATIYWNNNPNALAENSSKAKNTPKITLNYEHETQTYNISLEFNRPEDFHKYLKNN
- a CDS encoding ParB/RepB/Spo0J family partition protein, whose amino-acid sequence is MAKPLKKQSLGRGLDVIFGNSPELAINSIEDKNADKIVGNIIELELDLIEVNPFQPRTSFNEEELQGLASSIEELGVVQPITVRKLEGKNKYQLISGERRFRASRLAGLKTIPAYIRIADDNESLTMALVENIQRQDLDPIEIALSYQQLIEQVNLTQDQMSKRVGKKRSTITNYLRLLKLAPIVQTGIRDGFITMGHGRAIIAIEDADQQAEIYQRIVAENLSVRDTEELVRRMQNPEQLTDNIVSIQIPKSVVKTDLPTYIRENVGAISKFFGAKVGVKMSKDGKGSLTIPFTSEEDFKRIQQLLRTYNE